Proteins encoded by one window of Bacteroidia bacterium:
- a CDS encoding putative DNA base hypermodification protein, whose product MEIFWNKYNGIGSWTDDPILTKNKFTNVYRASDRVSQYMIKHVIYDTNERYNEEDVILKILFFKIFNKIETWKYLEENGVRITVNDFNVKKINLLLSERIQRQPIFSAAYMMTGSHKDFIQYKSKHEKWLRMIDKEFINNGLIYRIIKSKSLEEVFNLLLECPFIGNFLAYQYAIDFNYSEVLNFDENSFVKAGVGAIRGIKKCFVDINGYSYEDVIRFVQDNLYLFREKYGYSDFKNLFGREPTLIDLQNCFCETDKYLRAKMPELKVDNTRIKQKYKPGKSSFNYFFPPKWNINNRIENKCSQ is encoded by the coding sequence ATGGAAATATTTTGGAATAAATATAATGGCATTGGTTCATGGACTGATGATCCTATATTGACTAAAAATAAGTTTACCAACGTATATCGTGCAAGCGATAGAGTTAGTCAGTATATGATAAAACACGTTATATATGACACAAATGAACGATATAACGAAGAGGATGTAATATTAAAAATATTGTTTTTTAAAATATTCAATAAAATAGAGACTTGGAAGTACTTAGAAGAAAACGGGGTAAGAATAACAGTAAATGATTTTAATGTTAAAAAAATTAATTTACTTCTCTCAGAAAGAATTCAACGTCAACCCATTTTTAGTGCTGCATACATGATGACAGGAAGTCATAAAGATTTTATACAATATAAATCCAAGCATGAGAAATGGTTAAGAATGATAGATAAGGAATTTATTAATAATGGATTGATTTATAGGATAATAAAGTCTAAATCATTAGAAGAGGTATTTAATTTATTATTAGAGTGTCCATTTATTGGTAATTTTCTAGCGTATCAATACGCTATTGATTTTAATTATTCAGAAGTTTTGAATTTTGATGAGAATAGCTTTGTTAAAGCGGGTGTTGGTGCAATAAGAGGGATAAAAAAATGTTTTGTAGATATTAACGGATATTCGTATGAAGATGTTATTAGGTTTGTACAAGACAACTTGTATCTGTTTAGAGAAAAATATGGGTATTCTGATTTTAAAAATTTATTTGGTAGAGAACCGACATTAATAGATTTACAAAACTGTTTTTGTGAAACAGATAAGTACTTAAGAGCTAAAATGCCAGAACTCAAAGTTGATAATACACGTATTAAACAAAAATATAAACCTGGTAAATCTAGTTTTAATTATTTTTTTCCTCCCAAATGGAATATCAATAACAGAATAGAGAATAAATGTTCACAGTAG
- a CDS encoding thymidylate synthase, with protein MFTVEYNGINSFLVGASKLLLDFGIERKVRNQKCMELPEPIMIKITNPLSRWITIPERKWDLFIPYAELLWLLMGRNDLEFIKYYVNRMEAFSDDKVYLRGGYGPRLRYFNGNNVDYKVPINSGNDILYMETDQIRYVVECFSKDKNTRQAIITLSDPSKDFFDKSHKFKDTEDRPCTQTLHFIRSVETGKLNLIVNMRSNDIIWGASAVNIFNFSFMQECIAQIIGLEVGVYFHIVDNLHYYNRHERMIRKLSEVENVIDDFYSYEKKFRTLEDLDSQVDNLFSFEKNIRSGKTKDLVDFNEDFFNDWVKVLYLKSTKTRVDFVNPILSELSERYLNKRQYE; from the coding sequence ATGTTCACAGTAGAATACAACGGAATTAATTCTTTTTTAGTTGGCGCCTCTAAGCTCCTTTTGGATTTTGGTATTGAAAGAAAAGTAAGGAATCAAAAATGTATGGAACTTCCAGAACCGATAATGATAAAAATCACAAACCCGTTATCACGATGGATAACAATCCCAGAACGAAAGTGGGATTTGTTTATACCATATGCAGAATTACTATGGCTATTGATGGGAAGAAACGATTTAGAATTTATTAAATACTACGTTAACAGAATGGAGGCGTTTTCTGATGATAAGGTTTATCTTAGAGGTGGATATGGGCCCAGATTACGTTATTTTAATGGAAATAATGTTGATTATAAGGTTCCAATAAATAGTGGAAACGATATTCTCTATATGGAGACAGATCAGATCAGATATGTTGTAGAATGTTTTAGTAAGGATAAAAACACACGGCAAGCTATTATTACTTTAAGTGATCCTTCCAAAGATTTTTTTGATAAATCTCATAAATTTAAAGATACCGAAGATCGGCCATGTACTCAAACGCTTCATTTTATTAGAAGTGTTGAAACCGGAAAACTTAATTTGATTGTTAATATGCGCTCCAATGATATTATATGGGGTGCTAGTGCAGTAAATATTTTCAATTTTTCTTTTATGCAAGAATGTATTGCGCAAATAATTGGTTTAGAAGTTGGTGTTTATTTTCATATCGTTGATAACCTACATTACTATAATAGACATGAACGTATGATTAGAAAGTTATCTGAGGTTGAGAATGTGATTGATGATTTCTATAGTTATGAAAAAAAATTTAGGACATTAGAAGATTTGGATTCTCAAGTTGATAACCTCTTTTCTTTTGAAAAAAATATACGTTCAGGAAAAACTAAAGATCTAGTTGATTTCAACGAAGATTTTTTTAACGATTGGGTTAAAGTTCTGTATTTAAAAAGCACGAAGACTCGAGTTGATTTTGTTAATCCAATTCTATCTGAACTTTCAGAGAGATACTTAAATAAGAGGCAATATGAATAA
- a CDS encoding DUF1599 domain-containing protein has translation MNKKEIKAITDEVTDILIKKNEDYGGASFNLGLNGNMVHIYDKACRFKTLQEKANKGTEPNFESIEDTLKDIMGYAIIGLLILQKEQYNKS, from the coding sequence ATGAATAAAAAAGAAATTAAAGCTATTACCGATGAAGTAACTGATATTCTTATCAAAAAAAATGAAGACTATGGAGGCGCAAGTTTTAATTTAGGGTTAAATGGAAACATGGTGCATATATATGATAAAGCCTGCCGTTTTAAAACACTTCAGGAGAAAGCTAATAAGGGTACTGAACCTAATTTTGAATCCATTGAAGATACGTTGAAAGATATTATGGGATATGCAATTATTGGTCTTTTGATATTACAAAAAGAACAATATAATAAAAGCTGA